In Electrophorus electricus isolate fEleEle1 chromosome 18, fEleEle1.pri, whole genome shotgun sequence, one genomic interval encodes:
- the kctd9a gene encoding BTB/POZ domain-containing protein KCTD9a isoform X2, with protein MRRVTLFINGSCINGKVVAVYGTLSDLLSVASNKLGIRAANLYNGKGGMIDDIALIRDDDVLYVSEGHAFLDPQTEGKAEDDLSGSHTDWLTLNIGGRLFTTTRSTLVSKEPDSMLAHMFGEKDVWGNKRDQRGAYLIDRSPEYFEPILNYLRHGQLIVNEGVNLLEEARFFGIEQLAEQLEVAIKNSHPPEDHSPISRKEFVRFLLATPTKSELRCQGLNFSGADLSRLDLRYINFKMANLSRCNLTYANLCCSNLERSDLSGANLDGANLQGVKMLCTNAEGASLKGCNFEDPSGLKANLEGANLKGVDMEGSQMTGINLRVATLKNAKLKNCNLRGATLAGTDLENCDLSGCDLQEANLRGSNVKGAIFEEMLTPLHMSQSVR; from the exons ATGCGAAGGGTGACGCTTTTTATCAATGGGTCCTGCATAAATGGCAAG GTTGTAGCAGTGTATGGGACTCTGTCGGATCTCTTATCCGTCGCCAGCAATAAACTGGGAATTAGGGCTGCAAATCTGTACAATGGGAAGGGTGGGATGATTGACGACATAGCCCTGATCAG GGATGATGATGTGTTGTATGTGTCTGAGGGACATGCCTTTCTTG atccTCAGACTGAGGGCAAGGCTGAGGATGACCTCTCTGGCTCCCACACTGATTGGCTGACTCTGAATATTGGTGGGAGGCTCTTCACAACCACGCG GAGTACCCTCGTGAGCAAGGAGCCCGACAGCATGCTGGCCCACATGTTCGGAGAGAAGG ACGTTTGGGGTAACAAGCGAGACCAGAGAGGCGCCTACCTCATCGACCGCAGTCCTGAGTACTTCGAGCCCATTCTCAACTACCTTCGGCACGGGCAGCTCATTGTCAATGAAGGAGTCAACTTGCTGG AAGAGGCACGATTCTTCGGAATCGAGCAACTTGCAGAGCAGCTGGAAGTGGCCATTAAG AACTCTCATCCTCCCGAGGATCACTCCCCCATTTCCCGAAAAGAATTTGTGCGGTTCTTGCTTGCCACGCCCACCAAGTCAGAGCTGCGCTGTCAG GGTCTGAATTTCAGCGGCGCTGACCTGTCCCGCCTGGACCTGCGCTACATCAACTTCAAGATGGCGAACCTCAGCCGCTGCAACCTCACCTACGCAAACCTGTGCTGCTCGAACCTGGAAAGATCTGACCTCTCCGGGGCCAACCTGGAC GGCGCCAACCTCCAGGGTGTGAAGATGCTGTGCACCAACGCTGAGGGTGCCTCGCTGAAAGGCTGCAACTTCGAGGACCCCTCAGGACTCAAGGCTAACCTGGAGG GTGCCAATCTGAAGGGAGTGGATATGGAAGGCAGCCAAATGACTGGCATAAATCTGCGCGTGGCTACGCTCAAGAATGCCAAGCTGAAGAACTGCAACCTTCGCGGGGCCACGCTAGCGGGCACCGATCTCGAG AACTGTGACCTATCAGGCTGTGATTTACAGGAAGCTAACCTGCGTGGCTCGAATGTGAAGGGGGCCATCTTTGAAGAAATGCTCACGCCTCTGCACATGTCCCAGAGCGTGAGATAA
- the kctd9a gene encoding BTB/POZ domain-containing protein KCTD9a isoform X1, which translates to MRRVTLFINGSCINGKVVAVYGTLSDLLSVASNKLGIRAANLYNGKGGMIDDIALIRDDDVLYVSEGHAFLDPQTEGKAEDDLSGSHTDWLTLNIGGRLFTTTRSTLVSKEPDSMLAHMFGEKDVWGNKRDQRGAYLIDRSPEYFEPILNYLRHGQLIVNEGVNLLGVLEEARFFGIEQLAEQLEVAIKNSHPPEDHSPISRKEFVRFLLATPTKSELRCQGLNFSGADLSRLDLRYINFKMANLSRCNLTYANLCCSNLERSDLSGANLDGANLQGVKMLCTNAEGASLKGCNFEDPSGLKANLEGANLKGVDMEGSQMTGINLRVATLKNAKLKNCNLRGATLAGTDLENCDLSGCDLQEANLRGSNVKGAIFEEMLTPLHMSQSVR; encoded by the exons ATGCGAAGGGTGACGCTTTTTATCAATGGGTCCTGCATAAATGGCAAG GTTGTAGCAGTGTATGGGACTCTGTCGGATCTCTTATCCGTCGCCAGCAATAAACTGGGAATTAGGGCTGCAAATCTGTACAATGGGAAGGGTGGGATGATTGACGACATAGCCCTGATCAG GGATGATGATGTGTTGTATGTGTCTGAGGGACATGCCTTTCTTG atccTCAGACTGAGGGCAAGGCTGAGGATGACCTCTCTGGCTCCCACACTGATTGGCTGACTCTGAATATTGGTGGGAGGCTCTTCACAACCACGCG GAGTACCCTCGTGAGCAAGGAGCCCGACAGCATGCTGGCCCACATGTTCGGAGAGAAGG ACGTTTGGGGTAACAAGCGAGACCAGAGAGGCGCCTACCTCATCGACCGCAGTCCTGAGTACTTCGAGCCCATTCTCAACTACCTTCGGCACGGGCAGCTCATTGTCAATGAAGGAGTCAACTTGCTGG GGGTGCTAGAAGAGGCACGATTCTTCGGAATCGAGCAACTTGCAGAGCAGCTGGAAGTGGCCATTAAG AACTCTCATCCTCCCGAGGATCACTCCCCCATTTCCCGAAAAGAATTTGTGCGGTTCTTGCTTGCCACGCCCACCAAGTCAGAGCTGCGCTGTCAG GGTCTGAATTTCAGCGGCGCTGACCTGTCCCGCCTGGACCTGCGCTACATCAACTTCAAGATGGCGAACCTCAGCCGCTGCAACCTCACCTACGCAAACCTGTGCTGCTCGAACCTGGAAAGATCTGACCTCTCCGGGGCCAACCTGGAC GGCGCCAACCTCCAGGGTGTGAAGATGCTGTGCACCAACGCTGAGGGTGCCTCGCTGAAAGGCTGCAACTTCGAGGACCCCTCAGGACTCAAGGCTAACCTGGAGG GTGCCAATCTGAAGGGAGTGGATATGGAAGGCAGCCAAATGACTGGCATAAATCTGCGCGTGGCTACGCTCAAGAATGCCAAGCTGAAGAACTGCAACCTTCGCGGGGCCACGCTAGCGGGCACCGATCTCGAG AACTGTGACCTATCAGGCTGTGATTTACAGGAAGCTAACCTGCGTGGCTCGAATGTGAAGGGGGCCATCTTTGAAGAAATGCTCACGCCTCTGCACATGTCCCAGAGCGTGAGATAA
- the ankrd39 gene encoding ankyrin repeat domain-containing protein 39 — protein MDPHGVHRSCGGRCFSAPGARQTLAEMDFGRGLWSAALDGDLERIGLVLKKGTDPDIRDQTGYTALHYASRAGHLPVCELLLAHGACTNSRTHGGATPLHRAAYCGRLAVARLLLDHGADPSLADDDGSTPLHKAAEQSHLEVCELIVSSCPALRAQKDKRLRLPVDLCPDHSALLELLKPA, from the exons ATGGACCCCCACGGCGTGCACCGCTCCTGCGGGGGGCGCTGCTTCTCGGCCCCCGGCGCCCGCCAGACCCTCGCCGAGATGGACTTCGGGAGAG GTCTGTGGTCGGCAGCTCTggacggagacctggagaggatCGGGTTGGTTTTGAAAAAAGGGACCGATCCGGACATCAGGGACCAGACCGGCTACACTGCGCTG CACTACGCAAGTCGCGCAGGCCACCTGCCGGTGTGTGAGCTGCTCCTGGCCCACGGCGCCTGCACCAACTCCCGGACCCACGGCGGGGCGACGCCGCTGCACAGGGCAGCATACTGCGGCCGTCTCGCCGTGGCCCGGCTGCTGTTGGACCATGGAGCCGATCCCAGCCTCGCCGACGACGATGGCTCAACACCGCTGCATAAG GCTGCTGAGCAGAGCCATCTGGAAGTATGTGAGTTGATCGTGAGCAGCTGCCCTGCCTTGAGAGCCCAGAAGGATAAAAGACTGCGCTTACCTGTAGATCTCTGCCCAGACCACAGTGCTCTGCTGGAGTTACTGAAACCTGCCTAG